In Centroberyx gerrardi isolate f3 chromosome 11, fCenGer3.hap1.cur.20231027, whole genome shotgun sequence, the following are encoded in one genomic region:
- the btg4 gene encoding protein BTG4, with product MKEEIAAAVFFVARLAKKYGCLDTDSRERFAAALTSVLFENYKNHWDPNAPSKGQAYRCLRMNRVQLRDPVLQQACVRSTVRYEDLGLPRELTVWVDPGEVSCRYGEHSTPFCVSVVDRCRRGDGEFSRRIQNAVERAGLDVQSGASSDEEEGGDNSMSSSSSGSLSALCPAPAPPTNPEPKTIPTVSNPNSVYQFSEFASGAPQTWVTYPKRKAFSGDGFAPHAPPPGGPSSQFSGQKGFKPYRPSFTFTGPRVDKYHWVNNTR from the exons ATGAAGGAAGAGATCGCCGCTGCTGTGTTCTTTGTGGCTCGGCTGGCGAAGAAGTATGGCTGCCTGGACACTGACAGCAGGGAGCGCTTCGCCGCCGCTCTCACCTCCGTTCTGTTCGAGAACTACAAGAACCACTGGGACCCCAACGCTCCCAGCAAGGGCCAGGCCTACAG GTGTCTGCGTATGAACCGTGTGCAGCTCCGGGACCCGGTGCTGCAGCAGGCGTGCGTCCGCAGCACGGTGCGGTATGAAGACCTGGGTCTGCCCAGAGAGCTGACGGTGTGGGTCGACCCAGGAGAGGTGTCCTGCAG GTACGGTGAACACAGCACTCCGTTCTGCGTCTCGGTGGTGGACCGCTGTCGCCGTGGAGACGGGGAGTTTTCCCGCCGCATCCAGAACGCCGTGGAGCGGGCCGGCCTGGACGTCCAATCGGGAGCCTCTTCggacgaggaggagggcggggacAACAgcatgagcagcagcagcagcggcagcctATCAGCTCTCTGCCCCGCTCCGGCCCCGCCCACCAACCCAGAGCCCAAAACCATCCCGACTGTCAGCAACCCCAACAGTGTCTACCAG ttcAGTGAGTTTGCTTCCGGCGCCCCTCAGACCTGGGTGACGTACCCGAAGAGGAAAGCCTTTTCTGGGGATGGGTTCGCGCCTCACGCCCCCCCGCCTGGAGGCCCGAGCTCCCAGTTCTCCGGACAGAAGGGCTTCAAGCCGTACCGGCCCTCCTTCACCTTCACCGGGCCGCGGGTCGACAAGTACCACTGGGTCAACAATACCCGCTAA
- the LOC139929896 gene encoding heterogeneous nuclear ribonucleoprotein A/B-like yields the protein MADAENQFMETSEENGNEGAEEEQNGAEQEFVAAEEAQDDSGDGGKINASKGEDDAGKMFVGGLSWDTSKKDLKDYFTKFGEVSDCTIKMDSNTGRSRGFGFVLFKDSASVDKVLEQKEHRLDGRQIDPKRAMAMKKEAVKKIFVGGLNPEASEDTIREYFGAFGEIETIELPIDPKSRKRRGFIFITYKDEASVKKCLEKKFHTVEGSKCELKIAQPKEVYQQQQYGGGRGAYGGSRGGRGRGGQGQGWNQGYGNYWNQGYGNQGYGGYGSYGNYGNYDYTSGYYGYSGGYDYTDQGNASYGKTPRRGGHQTSYKPY from the exons ATGGCAGACGCTGAGAACCAGTTCATGGAGACGTCAGAGGAGAACGGCAACGAGGgcgcagaggaggagcagaacgGAGCGGAGCAGGAGTTCGTCGCCGCGGAGGAGGCGCAGGACGACAGCGGAGACGGAGGCAAGATCAACGCCAGCAAAGGAGAAGATGACgctgg GAAGATGTTTGTTGGCGGCCTCAGCTGGGACACGAGTAAAAAAGACCTGAAGGATTACTTCACCAAGTTCGGCGAGGTGTCGGACTGCACCATCAAGATGGACTCCAACACCGGCCGCTCCCGAGGCTTCGGCTTCGTTCTCTTCAAAGATTCTGCCAGTGTAGACAAG gtgctgGAGCAGAAGGAGCACAGACTGGACGGGCGTCAGATCGACCCCAAGAGAGCCATGGCCATGAAGAAGGAGGCAGTGAAGAAGATCTTCGTCGGGGGTTTGAACCCTGAGGCGTCCGAGGACACCATCAGGGAATACTTCGGAGCCTTCGGAGAG ATCGAAACCATTGAGCTTCCAATCGACCCGAAatcgaggaagaggaggggtttCATCTTCATCACATACAAAGACGAGGCCAGTGTCAAGAAGTGTCTGGAGAAGAAGTTCCACACCGTCGAGGGCAGCAag TGTGAGCTGAAGATCGCCCAGCCGAAGGAGGtgtaccagcagcagcagtatggaGGAGGCCGGGGGGCTTATGGAGGCAgccggggggggcggggccgcggag gtcAGGGTCAGGGCTGGAACCAGGGATACGGAAACTACTGGAACCAGGGATATGGTAACCAAGGATACGGAGGATACGGCAGCTACGGCAACTACGGCAACTACGACTACACTTCTGGTTACTACGGATACAGTGGTGGATATGACTACA